One Terriglobales bacterium DNA segment encodes these proteins:
- the tsaB gene encoding tRNA (adenosine(37)-N6)-threonylcarbamoyltransferase complex dimerization subunit type 1 TsaB → MLVLAIDTSGREGSLALAHAELAPSPEPGGLAILQKSDLLELVALTGRMYSAELIPQLTAALGRRQLEKHALDALVAASGPGSFTGLRVGLSTVKGLAEILHKPIAAVSVLEAIARMAGRVGRVVSVLDAGRSQVFVGEYEFGDDYSPLEKRESLVPLEQWIGNVSDSGAEVRRHGSLFVTPDENVVAVAAARGCALQLVCAPKADLYARIGLEKILRGETVSPERLEANYIRASDAEIFSLPKLSR, encoded by the coding sequence ATGCTCGTTCTCGCGATCGATACCTCGGGGCGCGAGGGGAGCCTGGCGCTGGCTCACGCGGAATTGGCCCCCTCCCCAGAGCCCGGCGGACTGGCCATTCTGCAAAAATCCGATCTGCTTGAGCTGGTCGCGCTCACGGGGCGGATGTATTCCGCCGAACTCATCCCACAACTTACGGCTGCACTGGGGCGGCGGCAACTCGAGAAGCATGCGTTGGATGCGCTGGTAGCAGCATCCGGACCGGGATCGTTTACCGGGTTGCGGGTAGGGCTCTCGACCGTGAAAGGGTTGGCGGAAATTCTGCACAAGCCGATTGCGGCCGTATCGGTGCTGGAAGCGATTGCGCGCATGGCAGGGAGAGTGGGCCGGGTCGTTTCAGTGCTCGATGCCGGGCGCTCGCAGGTTTTTGTCGGCGAATATGAGTTCGGCGATGACTATTCGCCGCTCGAAAAGCGCGAGTCGCTTGTACCGCTGGAGCAATGGATCGGTAATGTTTCGGATTCCGGCGCGGAGGTGCGAAGGCACGGCTCTTTATTCGTTACGCCGGACGAAAATGTCGTGGCCGTGGCCGCCGCACGGGGCTGCGCTCTTCAGCTGGTCTGTGCGCCGAAAGCGGACCTCTATGCCCGCATCGGACTGGAGAAAATTCTGCGCGGAGAAACCGTCAGCCCGGAGCGGCTGGAAGCGAACTACATTCGCGCCTCGGATGCGGAGATATTCTCCCTGCCGAAATTATCGCGGTAG
- a CDS encoding GNAT family N-acetyltransferase, which produces MVWKLHGAKVGGTDRIATHPSLRSGWGTHSVAGCGKDMPPVQSLLEALAHAEKGAVESIPISYHSSKPMSNLPPSADILIRAARAEDVPVLQQLEQESETAAHWSAAEYQKLFQPGAAVRRVWIISAAGEFGSEQSPESVVGFLVARPVGPEWEIENIVISPRARRRGLGSALLRHFLAEAAGQGAAAVHLEVRESNAPARRLYVSCGAVENGRRKAYYRRPEEDAITYVIRLLQSG; this is translated from the coding sequence GTGGTGTGGAAACTCCATGGCGCAAAGGTGGGCGGTACGGACAGGATTGCCACCCACCCTTCGCTGCGCTCAGGATGGGGCACCCACAGTGTCGCGGGTTGCGGGAAGGATATGCCACCCGTCCAATCACTCTTAGAAGCTCTCGCTCACGCCGAAAAGGGTGCAGTAGAATCCATCCCGATCTCCTATCACTCCTCTAAGCCGATGAGCAACCTGCCTCCGTCCGCCGACATCCTTATTCGTGCCGCCAGGGCAGAAGATGTTCCCGTGCTGCAACAGTTGGAACAGGAATCGGAGACTGCAGCTCATTGGAGTGCGGCGGAGTATCAGAAGCTATTCCAGCCCGGAGCCGCTGTCCGGAGGGTCTGGATTATCAGTGCGGCTGGTGAGTTTGGTTCTGAACAGTCCCCTGAAAGCGTGGTTGGCTTCCTGGTTGCCCGTCCAGTTGGCCCAGAATGGGAAATTGAAAACATCGTGATTTCGCCGCGTGCAAGACGGCGCGGCCTCGGCAGCGCTCTGCTCCGCCATTTTCTCGCCGAAGCGGCGGGGCAGGGTGCGGCCGCAGTCCATCTGGAAGTGCGGGAGTCAAATGCCCCGGCCCGCCGGCTATATGTGAGCTGCGGGGCTGTGGAAAACGGACGCCGCAAAGCCTATTACCGGCGGCCGGAAGAGGATGCAATTACCTACGTTATTCGACTGTTACAGTCAGGTTAA
- a CDS encoding DUF465 domain-containing protein, protein MAAQLREQLVQSSDEFRRLVQEHQQYAQRLDSLIQKRYLSEDEKLEEVRLKKLKLRLKDEMERIEQKFRRDHGMVA, encoded by the coding sequence ATGGCAGCTCAGCTACGCGAGCAACTAGTTCAGTCTAGTGACGAATTTCGCCGTCTCGTCCAAGAGCACCAACAGTACGCACAGCGCCTGGATTCCCTGATTCAGAAACGCTACCTCTCAGAAGATGAGAAGCTGGAAGAGGTACGTCTGAAGAAGTTGAAGTTGCGCCTGAAAGACGAGATGGAGCGCATCGAACAGAAGTTTCGTCGCGATCACGGGATGGTCGCGTAG
- a CDS encoding phosphatidylserine decarboxylase produces MVRDGIYYAAAALVVAVLLVFFTTPWLSLLPLLSGIFCLWFFRDPERIIPAVAGAIVSPGDGKVTDIVPFLAGGRNQTRISIFLNVFDVHVNRSPIAGTIKYIEYRQGKFGNALAGESAEFNEQNVVTVEGESQTVTFKQIAGLIARRIVFTKKQGDVVARGERVGLIKFGSRVDVIFDSQIAPQVKLGDRVRGGSTILALAPVSEGGMGATGSAPVPVATPVSGGK; encoded by the coding sequence ATGGTTCGAGACGGCATTTATTACGCGGCGGCGGCACTGGTAGTGGCTGTCCTGCTCGTTTTCTTCACCACGCCGTGGCTCAGCCTGCTGCCTCTGCTGTCAGGGATATTTTGCCTGTGGTTTTTCCGAGATCCGGAGCGGATCATACCCGCCGTCGCGGGGGCGATTGTGTCCCCTGGGGATGGCAAGGTCACTGACATTGTCCCATTTCTGGCCGGAGGACGTAACCAGACCCGGATCAGCATCTTCCTGAATGTTTTCGATGTGCACGTCAACCGCTCGCCGATTGCGGGCACGATCAAGTACATCGAGTATCGGCAGGGCAAATTTGGCAATGCCCTGGCGGGCGAATCGGCAGAGTTCAATGAGCAGAATGTCGTTACGGTCGAAGGCGAGAGTCAGACGGTCACGTTCAAGCAGATCGCCGGCTTGATCGCGCGGCGAATTGTGTTCACCAAGAAGCAAGGAGACGTGGTGGCACGAGGAGAGCGGGTTGGGCTGATCAAGTTTGGTTCGCGGGTGGACGTGATCTTCGACTCGCAAATCGCGCCCCAGGTGAAGCTGGGGGATCGCGTCCGTGGAGGCTCAACCATTCTTGCCCTGGCGCCGGTCAGCGAGGGCGGCATGGGAGCTACAGGTTCCGCGCCGGTCCCCGTTGCTACGCCCGTCAGTGGAGGTAAGTGA